One part of the Sarcophilus harrisii chromosome 5, mSarHar1.11, whole genome shotgun sequence genome encodes these proteins:
- the LOC116419557 gene encoding keratin-associated protein 10-8-like, which translates to MCTRANAAFVLDIVPCVPGAPGTLPAWCRAWLMGLGVPALYVPSGMMPVPCICVPVRACVCACIHVPVRVRACAHVPCVYVCLCVPACALAVPGGVRAWHRNNYMWPCVPAVRLVPVHVSLHVPCVYVCPCVPACALVYMCLCVRACAPCCVICCPCVPACAADMCLLACVPVPCALYVAVRACVRIRACRRVLRRLVYVCCACLRVRSTMCLCACVPVHTCLVICGPCVPACALDMCLLRACT; encoded by the coding sequence ATGTGCACACGTGCCAATGCGGCGTTCGTGTTGGATATTGTGCCTTGCGTGCCTGGTGCGCCCGGCACATTGCCTGCGTGGTGCCGTGCGTGGCTAATGGGACTTGGCGTGCCTGCCCTTTACGTGCCGTCTGGCATGATGCCCGTGCCTTGTATATGTGTGCCCGTGCGTGCCTGCGTGTGCGCTTGTATACATGTGCCTGTGCGCGTGCGTGCCTGTGCACACGTGCcttgtgtatatgtgtgcctGTGCGTGCCTGCGTGTGCGCTTGCCGTGCCTGGCGGCGTGCGTGCCTGGCACCGCAATAATTATATGTGGCCTTGCGTGCCTGCCGTGCGCCTCGTGCCTGTGCACGTGTCGTTGCACGTGCCTTGTGTATATGTGTGCCCGTGCGTGCCTGCGTGTGCACTTGTATACATGTGCCTGTGCGTGCGTGCCTGTGCACCGTGCTGCGTAATATGTTGCCCGTGCGTGCCTGCGTGTGCGGCAGACATGTGCCTGCTGGCGTGCGTGCCTGTACCGTGCGCGTTATATGTGGCTGTGCGTGCCTGCGTGCGCATTCGTGCCTGTCGGCGTGTGCTGCGTCGCTTGGTATATGTGTGCTGTGCGTGCCTGCGTGTACGCAGCACAATGTGCCTGTGCGCGTGCGTGCCTGTGCACACGTGCCTTGTTATATGTGGCCCGTGCGTGCCTGCGTGTGCGCTTGATATGTGCCTTCTGCGTGCGTGCACGTAA